From Candidatus Woesearchaeota archaeon:
AGCTGTACTGCAGATAAGGCCCCGTGTCCCCTTCAAAGTTTAATGCCTCTTCTTTATCAAAAACTATGTTTTTGTTTGGGTCCTGTTTAAGCATGGTGTATTTTACAGCTGCTATTGAGATCGCCAATGCTCTCTTCCCTGTTTCAGCGGCAGTTATACCTGGGAATCGTTTTTTAATTTCTTTTTCAGCATAATCAGTTATCTCTTTCTTGAAATCTGAATAGAGGATATTCTCCCCAGTGCGGGAAGACATTTTCCCTGTAGGCAGCCGAACTTCAGAGAAATAAACGAATCTGTAATCTTTGACATAAGGGAATTTCATCAGCTCCAGTGTTTTCAGTATCTGAAATGTATGCAATGACTGCGCTGTGCCTACAACAGTGATGCTTCTGCTTATTTTTGCATCTTTGAATTTCTTTTCTGCCAATGCAAGGTCTTTTGCAGAATACAAGACAGTTCCGTCGCTTCTAAGCAAAACCCAGATGCCAAGATCATATTTTTCCAGGTCTACGATTGTTGCGCCGTCGCTTATCTTTGCTATTCCTTTTTTGACCAGTTCTTGCGCTATCTCTTTTCCTCTTTTTTCCACTTCTCTTTCAAAATAATATCTGTCAAAATGTGTATTGAGTTCCCTGTAAATTTTTTCGAATGCCTCCAGGCTATAGTCTCTTGTTTTTTTCCATAAAGCCGTCAGTTCATTATCTTTTTCTTCTTCCAGCGCCTTATTGACTCCATTTACTTCTTCCTGGAGAGACTCGTTTTCAGCCAGCCTTTTTACAGCATCAACATAAACTGAGGCAATCCATGATTCTTCTTTGCTTAATTTTTCTTTAGAATGGTATTTTTTATAGCACCATATCCATTTCGCCACATGCATCCCTGTATCTCCCTGATAATTTGCCCTTATTACATCGTTGCCTGAAAACTCTAAAACCCTTGCCAAGCTCTCGCCGAAACTAGTTGCTCTTATGTGCCCTACATGAAATGCCTTGTGCGTGTTTGCCTGCGAGAACTCCACCATTATTTTTCTTTTTGCGCTGCACCGCCCAAAGTCCTGATTTATCTTAATTGCCTCTTCAGCAAGAAATTTCTTATTTATGAAAAAATTAACATAAGGGCCTTTCGCTTCAACTTTTTCAATAAAGGAGATTTTTTCTTTTTCTAGCTTTGATCTTAATTCATTTGCTATTTCAACCGGGTTTTTCCTGTAAATTTTAGATAATGAAAAGCATGGAAAGGCGTAATCGCCAATAGAATTGTCAGGAGGAATCTCTAAACTAACTTCAGCTTTAATTTCCTTTTTCAGGATCTTTGTTATTTCTTCTTTATAATCCATGATGCAGAAAAGAAAGCAGCTTAAATATAAAGTTTTGGGTTTATTTGTTAAGCTTTCCCGTACCCTTCCATAAACCCTTCTTCCCAGTCATCAAGCTCATCTTCTTCTCTTCTTTCCTCAAACATATTATATGTGTCCATATCATCTTCGTCATCAAACCAGTCGTCGACTTTCATTCTATCACCCCCTGCGCTTTTTTAACTTCTTGAAATGCCTCGCAAAATCAGGATAATCGTGCTTTGTAAGGTTCAATTTCAGAAATTCTGCCAATTTTTTGATGTCAACTATTTTTTCCTTAATGCCCATTTCTACCGCCTCACAAAAACGTCGGAAGCCTTGTCTGAATCGCGCTTTTTCCTGGCGCTTCGTTTATTTTGTATTTTTTACTGTAAAGCAACCTCAAAAATGAACTTAGAAGTCCCTTCTTTCCCAGCTCCTTCTTTGCATAGCTCATCTTGCCACCGCCCAATATATTGATTATCAATAACGTATAACGATATAGGTAAACAACTATTTAAACATTTCTATCGTAGAATATAGATAATCAATAATGATAATCTTTATATATAAATCGAGCATTATATGCTCATGGTTAGTCTGGAAACGAAAAACAGGATTCTTGAGTTTATAAAAAACAACGAAATGTGCTCTTCCACTGAGATTGCAGAAAAGCTGGGCATCAACAGGGTGACAATAACCAAGTACCTTGCAATACTCTGCTCTGAAAGAATGCTGAATTTCAAGCGCATAGGCATGGCAAAGGTGTGGTTTGTGGAAAAGTCTCCTCTTCTGGGAATATTTAACAGCGAAAATTATGATGAAAATGCGAAAAGGATGCTGGATCTCATAGGTGAAGGGGTGATTGTCCTAAATGAGAAAGGCGAGATTGTCTGGGTCAATAACTTGATTGAAAAGATAAACGGCAAATTAAAGAGCATAAAGGGAAAAATGTGCTATGAAGTTTTTAACAATGGCAGGCTAACCAAGGACTGCCCTGCATTGCAGACTCTTAGAAACGGCAAGGTGCACCGCTCAAAATACCACCCGATCTGCAATTTTTTCAAAAAGCGTTCTGCTCAGATTACTTCTTCTCCTATATTCGATACCCGCAAAAAGGTTGTTGGAGTGATAGAGATAGTGAAGTTCGAGGAAGAAGTGAAATAATAGATGTCAAAAACCACCCATCACAGATGGGTGGCATGTCGCTGCGATCCACAAAATCAGGTGGTTTTTGAGCACACCAAAATTCCACATATTGACCTGTGGTTTACGGAGTAAACCACCATTCAAAGAATGGTGGAATTTTTAGTGTTTAAATTGATTGGCCCAAGCAAAAACCTTATAAATGAAATAATAAATTCTTGCGTTATGCCTCCGTAGCATAGTAGCTATTGCGGCTGACTTGTATCCATGCAAGCCATCAGCAGGTCGGGAGTGCAAATCTCCCCGGAGGCTTTAGATCAAATTTAAGAAAAGCAAAGAAGATGCAGTAGGCTTTGGTGCAAAAATGAAAATAATTTTACTGGGTCCGCCAGGCATAGGAAAGGGAACGATCGCAAAGATGATCTCTTCTAAATATGGTATTCCTCAGGTTTCAACCGGCGATCTTCTCAGGATGAACATCGCAAAAGGCACATCACTGGGAAAAGAAGCTAAAAAATATATGGACGCAGGCAAGCTTGTTCCTGATAATTTGGTTATCGATATGCTTGCAGATAGGCTGAAAAAAACAGACTGCAAAAACGGATTTATTCTAGATGGCTTTCCAAGGACTATTCCGCAGGCCGAAGCGCTGGATAAAATAGCCAAAATTGATATTGTTATTGATTTTGAAGCATCTGAGAAAACAATAATAAAGAGATTAAGCGGAAGAAGGACATGTAGCAAATGCGGCAATATTTACCATCTTGAAAACATGCCGCCAAAGAAAGATGGAATCTGCGACAAATGCGGGGGCAAGCTTTATTTAAGGGATGATGACAAGCCGGAAGTTATAAAGCAGAGATTAAAGACATATAACGAGCTGACAGCTCCGTTAATATTATATTACTCCGGCAAAGATCTGCTGGAAGAAATAAACGCAGAGAAAACCCCGGAAGAGATATTTGAAAATGTTGTTTGTGTTTTGGAATGAATGATCATGCAGGAAAAATTATTTTTTGAAAACAGCAAAGGAAACAAGCTTTGCGGAATACTGTCAAACCCGACAGCCAGCAAAGACAGGCCAATCATAATTTTATGCCATGGGTTTAGTTCAAGCAAAGATAGTAAGACATTTGTTGAATTAGAGAAAATTCTTAATGAAAAAGGCATTTCTACATTTAGATTTGATTTTTATGGCCATGGGGAAAGCGAAGGAAAATTTGAAGATGTAACAATTTCTGAAGCTGTAGATGATGTTTTAAATGCAATAAAGTTTTTGAAGCAAAAAGGCTATAAGAAAATAGGCCTTATGGGATCAAGTTTTGGCGGCATGGCGAGCCTATTAGCGGCATCAAAGACGAACGATTTATATGTGTTGGCACTAAAGTCTCCTGTATCAGATTACCTTAGAGAAATTATTGCTCAAATAAGCAAATATCCTTTAAATGTTTGGAAGAAACAAGGGTTTATTTATTACACAAATAGCAAAGGAAACAAATTCAGGCTGAATTATTCTTTTTTTGAAGATGCTAAAACTGTAAGCGGCTATGAAGCTGCCAAAAAGATCAAAATCCCGACTTTAATTGTCCATGGTGATAAAGACGAGTCTGTTCCTATAGAACAAAGTATAAAGACTGCAAAATTGATCAAAAACTGCAAGCTTGAAATCATTAAAGGCGCAGACCACAGATATACAAATCCAGAGCATTTTGAGAAGATGCTGAGCTTGGTTTCAGGGTTTATTATTGAAAATTCTTAAGAATCATTTAATTTTCCTTATTTTGCATTCCTGTAAAACTTCGCTGCCTTCTCCGGGCTTATTGTGTTCATCACGTCATTTGTTGAGAATTCAAACCCTGCCCAGTATGCGATTCTTGGGGCGATCTCAACATGGAAATGGAAGTCATGGTTTTCAGGCGCATAATGGAAATACAGGTTATAGGAGTCTGTCACCCTCATTACCCTGTCCAGAATGAAGTTTATTATTTCTGCAAGCTCGTGGAAATCATGCTCTGAAAAATCTGTAAAGGTCTTAAAGTGCTTCTTCGGAAAGATCCATGCTTCATAATTGAAGCGCGATGCATAAGGCGCAAATGCAACAAATGAGCTGTTTTCTTTTATGAATCTCGGAGAAAGCCTTTCCTGCTTGATTATCTTGCAGTACGGGCAGCCGTAATTTTTGTCCATATAAGCGCCAAATGCCAGCAGCTCTTCTCTCACAAGCGTTGGAACCAAAGGATACGAAATAAGCTGCGCATGGGAATGCTGCAGCGAAGCGCCGCCTTCTTTTCCCTCGTTCTTGAAAACAACAACGTATTTTGCTTTCGGGTCCTTCAGCAGCTCTTTTACTCTTAATGCATATACTTTAAACACTTCTTTTTGGTCTTCTATTGAAAGTTCTGACAGCTGCTTTGTGTGAAGCGGTGTCTCAATTACAATTTCATGGGAGCCGTAAGCAGAAGTTCTTTCAAAAAATCCATGCGATGTGATGCGCGGCGATCCAACCTTGCTCACAGCAGGGTATTTGTTCGGGATAACCCTTACGCTCCATTTCCCGTCTTTTGTCACCCTGTAGATTTCAGGCGGAGAGAGGTTTTCATGGCCAGGGCAGAACGGGCATGCCTTCTGAGGCTCAATTCTTACAATTCTCTTAAATTCCCTGGGCCTTCTTTTTCTGCCTTCAGTTATTATAACCCATCTGTCCAGTAAATAGTCTTTTCTTAATTCCATTTTGTTATTTGTTTGTCTTTATGATTATTGTTTAAATAGTTTATTGTTTTTTGAACAGGAAATCAACTGCAACAGTCGCATAGCTTCCTTTTGGAAGTCTGAATTTTACTGTTATTTTTTCTTTATTTTTATTCAGATCATCCTTTTCTTTCTTGATTATTTTAAAGCCCTTCATTTTCATAAACAAATCCCTCAATCCGCCTTCTGAGCTAAGCTCAGGCAGGGATTTCAAAACAAAATCCCTTGGCGTTATTTTTTCCTTTTCCAGGTTTTTTTCAATTATTTTTTTCAGTTTTGAATTTTTAACAGTATCAAGATCCAAGCCAAATCCTATTAGCGGTATCTTAAGGCTTTTTTTATTTTTGTACATTTTTAAAAATTCTGAAACAGCATTATTCCATAAAAAGCTCTGATAGGAATGAATGTACAATCTTAAAACCCGTTTTGGAATGATCTTTAATGCAGCGTTGTAGTTGTTTTTGTTGCTCTCCAAAAAACCATTTATTTTTTCTTTCAGAAAAGCGTCATTTTCAACAATCAAATCAATTGCTTCTTTAACCTTATTCTTAAGAATCAATTTCCCCGCCTCAATGTTGTTTTTTGAGAATCTCTGCTCGCCGTAATAATTTGGTATTTTTAATTTATTGCTCTTCATCATTTTTGTATTTTTCAAAAAAATGCTTAAGTCCTTCTTATCCAGATTCCTGACAGCAATCTCGAAACTATTGCCCTCCAAATCACCTAATGAAACCGGCTGATCAGAATATCCAATGAACGTTAGTTCAATATTCTTTATTCTTAAATTCTTGATTTTATTTAAAAAAGCATCATTAAAAACCATTATCGAAATATGCTGTTCTGTTATTGCCTTTTTATCCTTATTCCCAGCATAGCCTATGCCTTTATTTTTTATGGTTAATGCGTTAGAAATAATATCTATTGCTTCAGGAGTTGAGCAATTTATTTTTTTCAATAAAAAAACGCCATATTCCCCTTTATCACTCCCCCTAATACCGCCTATCTCCTTTACAATGAAATCCTCAGGAATCTGCTTTATTCTGTACATAATCATAAATAATCAAAAACTATTTAAAACCTTTACTAATAATATCGCTTGTGGACCTGTAGCGCAGTCTGGTAACTTCAATGTTGGACAAATAGCGCGGCAGCCCCCTAAGCTGTAGGTCGAGAGTTCGAAACAAATGCGAAAGTCTCTCCAGGTCCGCTTTTAAATATGAAAAAATGGATTATAATCTCGACATTGATCGGCATTGCATTATTCACATCTGTATTCTTTCAGCTGGGCTTGGGAAATGTTGCTGAAACATTCAAAAAGGCAAATTACTTTTATTTGGTTCCTTACTTGATCTTTTCTATTGCAATATTCATAGGCATACAGTACAGGCTGAAGATCATACTAAAAGCACATGGCTTCAGAATAAGCCTGCTGAAATTGCTGCCAATAGGCTTTTCAGGGTTTGCAACGAGCTACTTGACGCCAAGCGCGCAGGTCGGCGGAGAGCCTGTGAAGGCATATCTATTATGCAGGCACGGCATAAAATATTCCAAAGCATTGGCATCTGCTGTCATAGACAAATCGCTTGAATTAAGCGTTAATGCATTCTTTGCCTTTGTCGGATTGATTCTAT
This genomic window contains:
- the truD gene encoding tRNA pseudouridine(13) synthase TruD, producing MYRIKQIPEDFIVKEIGGIRGSDKGEYGVFLLKKINCSTPEAIDIISNALTIKNKGIGYAGNKDKKAITEQHISIMVFNDAFLNKIKNLRIKNIELTFIGYSDQPVSLGDLEGNSFEIAVRNLDKKDLSIFLKNTKMMKSNKLKIPNYYGEQRFSKNNIEAGKLILKNKVKEAIDLIVENDAFLKEKINGFLESNKNNYNAALKIIPKRVLRLYIHSYQSFLWNNAVSEFLKMYKNKKSLKIPLIGFGLDLDTVKNSKLKKIIEKNLEKEKITPRDFVLKSLPELSSEGGLRDLFMKMKGFKIIKKEKDDLNKNKEKITVKFRLPKGSYATVAVDFLFKKQ
- a CDS encoding DUF4921 family protein, giving the protein MELRKDYLLDRWVIITEGRKRRPREFKRIVRIEPQKACPFCPGHENLSPPEIYRVTKDGKWSVRVIPNKYPAVSKVGSPRITSHGFFERTSAYGSHEIVIETPLHTKQLSELSIEDQKEVFKVYALRVKELLKDPKAKYVVVFKNEGKEGGASLQHSHAQLISYPLVPTLVREELLAFGAYMDKNYGCPYCKIIKQERLSPRFIKENSSFVAFAPYASRFNYEAWIFPKKHFKTFTDFSEHDFHELAEIINFILDRVMRVTDSYNLYFHYAPENHDFHFHVEIAPRIAYWAGFEFSTNDVMNTISPEKAAKFYRNAK
- a CDS encoding adenylate kinase; the encoded protein is MKIILLGPPGIGKGTIAKMISSKYGIPQVSTGDLLRMNIAKGTSLGKEAKKYMDAGKLVPDNLVIDMLADRLKKTDCKNGFILDGFPRTIPQAEALDKIAKIDIVIDFEASEKTIIKRLSGRRTCSKCGNIYHLENMPPKKDGICDKCGGKLYLRDDDKPEVIKQRLKTYNELTAPLILYYSGKDLLEEINAEKTPEEIFENVVCVLE
- a CDS encoding HTH domain-containing protein, producing MVSLETKNRILEFIKNNEMCSSTEIAEKLGINRVTITKYLAILCSERMLNFKRIGMAKVWFVEKSPLLGIFNSENYDENAKRMLDLIGEGVIVLNEKGEIVWVNNLIEKINGKLKSIKGKMCYEVFNNGRLTKDCPALQTLRNGKVHRSKYHPICNFFKKRSAQITSSPIFDTRKKVVGVIEIVKFEEEVK
- the argS gene encoding arginine--tRNA ligase, whose protein sequence is MDYKEEITKILKKEIKAEVSLEIPPDNSIGDYAFPCFSLSKIYRKNPVEIANELRSKLEKEKISFIEKVEAKGPYVNFFINKKFLAEEAIKINQDFGRCSAKRKIMVEFSQANTHKAFHVGHIRATSFGESLARVLEFSGNDVIRANYQGDTGMHVAKWIWCYKKYHSKEKLSKEESWIASVYVDAVKRLAENESLQEEVNGVNKALEEEKDNELTALWKKTRDYSLEAFEKIYRELNTHFDRYYFEREVEKRGKEIAQELVKKGIAKISDGATIVDLEKYDLGIWVLLRSDGTVLYSAKDLALAEKKFKDAKISRSITVVGTAQSLHTFQILKTLELMKFPYVKDYRFVYFSEVRLPTGKMSSRTGENILYSDFKKEITDYAEKEIKKRFPGITAAETGKRALAISIAAVKYTMLKQDPNKNIVFDKEEALNFEGDTGPYLQYSYARASSILRKAKKAAKVKIEIPKIQEKEFGLVKALLEFPKQVERSAQQLDPSHIANYSFRLAQLFSEFYHACPVIGSEEEAFRLKLVEAFRVVIKQALYLLGIDVLERM
- a CDS encoding alpha/beta fold hydrolase yields the protein MIMQEKLFFENSKGNKLCGILSNPTASKDRPIIILCHGFSSSKDSKTFVELEKILNEKGISTFRFDFYGHGESEGKFEDVTISEAVDDVLNAIKFLKQKGYKKIGLMGSSFGGMASLLAASKTNDLYVLALKSPVSDYLREIIAQISKYPLNVWKKQGFIYYTNSKGNKFRLNYSFFEDAKTVSGYEAAKKIKIPTLIVHGDKDESVPIEQSIKTAKLIKNCKLEIIKGADHRYTNPEHFEKMLSLVSGFIIENS